From Bradyrhizobium erythrophlei:
CTGACCTGAGGCGATCATCTTGACGAATTTCGGATACAGCGCTTCCCAGTTCCACTCGGCGCCGGTCAGGTAAGCTTTCGGCGCCAAGGGCGACTGGTTGACGTGATAGCCGCACACCATGGCGCCGCGGCGCGCCGCGTTTTCGACCATGGTCTTGGGTCCGTCGACGTGGCAGGTCAGGACGTCGACGCCCTGATCGATCAGGCTGTTGGTCGCCTCGGCTTCCTTGACCGGCATCGACCAGTCGCCGGTGAAGATCACCTGCGTGGTCGCCTTCGGGTTGGCGAGCCGGGCACCGAGCGTGAAGGCGTTGATGTTGCGCAGCACCTGCGGGATCGGCTTGGCGGCGACGAAGCCGAGCTTGCCGGACTTGGTGGAATAGCCGGCGACGATGCCGGAGATGTACTGCGCCTCGTCGATGTAGCCGAAATAGCTGCCGGCGTTCTTCGGATCCTTCTCCGTCCACAGGCCGCCGCAATGCTCGAAGCGCAGCTTCGGATATTTGTTCGCCATCTTGATCATGTGCGGATTGTAGTATCCGAACGAGGTCGGAAAGAGCAGCGTCGCGCCGTCGAGACTGATCATCGACTCCATGGTCTTCTCGACCGCGTCGGTCTCCGGTACCTTTTCTTCCTCGACCACCTTGAGGCCGGGGATCTTCTTCAGTGCCGCGGCACCCTGCGCGTGGGCCTGGTTGTAGCCGTAGTCGTCGCGCGATCCGACATAGATGAAGCCGATCGTGGTGTCCGCGGCCAGGGCGGAACGGGCGCCGAGCGCGCTGCCGAGCGTCAGCGCCGCGCTGCCTTGCAAGAGATGCCGTCGTGAAATCCTGCCGAAATCCATTGGTTGCTCCCTTTGGCGGACGGGCCGCCGCACATTTCGCGGCTTCGCCCGAAGCGGCGGAGCCCAAAGGGATTGTCGCAATCTTCATGCCAGAGCCCTTTTGATGAGCAATGGTCATCTAATGCGCTGAATTATCGGAAATATTTGTGCCTTCATTCGTCGGTTTAA
This genomic window contains:
- a CDS encoding BMP family ABC transporter substrate-binding protein, with the protein product MDFGRISRRHLLQGSAALTLGSALGARSALAADTTIGFIYVGSRDDYGYNQAHAQGAAALKKIPGLKVVEEEKVPETDAVEKTMESMISLDGATLLFPTSFGYYNPHMIKMANKYPKLRFEHCGGLWTEKDPKNAGSYFGYIDEAQYISGIVAGYSTKSGKLGFVAAKPIPQVLRNINAFTLGARLANPKATTQVIFTGDWSMPVKEAEATNSLIDQGVDVLTCHVDGPKTMVENAARRGAMVCGYHVNQSPLAPKAYLTGAEWNWEALYPKFVKMIASGQEIPNFYRGGLKEEIVKVSPYGEAVSAEARKHADDIKAKLTAGDYVIFKGPILDNKGKTVIAAGTDRGQKDPELEKIDYLVEGVIGATS